The following nucleotide sequence is from Ferruginibacter lapsinanis.
ATTGCTTTTCCTCTTCTTTCAATTACAAAATGATCGGTACTTGATCCTGCCTGATAAAACGGAGCAGTACCACCAGTATAATTAGTAGGGAAGAACTGATCGCCGTCTTTAATATTTAATTTTTGATGCGCTTGTATGATATTTTCCAGATCTTTTCTGATAGGCAGATCTGTTTCACTGGTAGGCATATGGCTGTAGCGTTTACCTGTAGTTCCAATATCAAAAATATCTTCAAAGAATACTATCGGATTACCATTAAAAGCCATTGCTGCTGCATATGCTGCATATAACCTTGGTTCACGAGGATCAATATGTTGGCCGTTTCCTCCTAACTCGTTACCGGTATCCCATCCGGTGTTATCACCTAATGCTTTAGAAAAATTACCAACACTATCTAATTTTGGTCTGTACGTATCATGGCTATTTACAAAAGGTGAACTTCTGTAAACTCTTTTAGTGCCATAGTCCATCCAGCGTTTACTTTGAAGGTCGTACTGAAGATATTGCATGTTAAAATCACCTGGAGTAGTGTTTCCTTTAACCATTCTGTACAGGCCTCCGTTAGTACCATATCCTCTTAAAGCAAAATCAAATGCTCCTGTAGCTTCTTCATTACTATAATCGGTTAAACGAACACCGGTAACGTAGTTGTCTAATTCTGTTGCACCACCTACCCACTCACCAATGCTAAACATATTTTGACCACCGGCGGCCCATGAAGGAATATTGTATTTTACATCTCTTACTATATCTTGTTGTACATCAAAAGGGAAATGTTTTACAGCATCAAAACGATACCCATCTATACCGGTCTGACGTTTTAACCATTTCATCCAGTTTCGTACATTATTTTGCATGTAATCTGTTGTCTGAGCTGGGTTAACATAAGGACGTGTTACACCTTTGATAGTAGCCGATCCTGAAGTAGGAATGTTAGAGCTTTGTCCCGGAGCTGAAATGGTTTCATAATCGATATCCGGCCCAAAGTAAGCGGCTCTGATATCTCCATCATTATTAGGGATATTGGCATTTGGATAAAAATCTGTATAATTTTTAGGCCATCTTCCCGCTCTTGTAAAATAATCCAGTCTTGAGCTATCATCTATGATAGGAGTTTTGTAACAAACATATCTGAAGTTCTTGTACCCGTTATTAGTAGCCAATGAATACGCAGCAGAATCAATACCTCCTGCGTTAGAATTTGTTCCTGCACCATCATGATGGTTCAATACAGCATCGCAAATAACTTCTATACCATTTGCATGCATTACTGCGATCATTCTTAGCAGATCATCTTTTGTACCACTTCTGGTACTATCTCTGATACCGTCACCACCACCTTTTTGATACTTATCTCCCAGGTCATACGGATCGAAAGGACTATATCCAACGCTACCACCTGAACCATTCTTTACAAAAGGAGGTACCCAAATGGCATCAAAGCCAAGACCTTTTAATCTTGGAGCCAGATCGGTTAAATAACTACACCAGTTATAACGGTAGTTACTGTTCCAGTAATCCCACCAAAATCCTTGTAAAACTACTTTATGGATATAAGTAGACTTGTCTTGCGCCTGTGTATTGGAAACAGAGAGAGTTAGCAGCAAACCGGCCAATATTGACAGGACGAAAGATTTAAGAGAATGCCTCTTAAGGAGTAAACATGACTTCATAATCGTTAAAATATTATTGTGTAAATAATACACGAATATAAGGAGTTATTTTAAACCACCTTGAATTTTAACAAGATTTAATTTTGGTTAAAAGCGACTAAGCAGAATTGAGGATGATATTATTTTAATTCAACATAAATATCGGGGCCAAAGATCTTGATCAATGAATCCTTGATTATCAGCGGATCCTGGACAGGATTTTTAAATGGCATAGCGAGTCTGTACGAACTGCTATCGGCTGCAGCTAACATCACTAACTCATGCCCGAAAGAGCTAAATCTGGCCAGTGCTTTTTCAGCAGCTTCTTTGGTAGCATATTCTTTAACAACGATCTTAAACAGAACACTATCGGAAGGAGTGGTTACAGCAGCACGTAGGGTTGTATCTGGTTTTGCTATTACCGGGGTGTCAATTACAGGTGCCACTACAGCAGTATCAACAGTGCTGAGTGGGGCAGTAGCATTGTTTTTATAAAACAGAAAATAGTAAAGGCTTAGGCCGCCAACAACAGCTAATAAAATAAGCATTGCCAGGAGTAATTTCTTTTTACCAGAATCGTCTCTGCTTTCACTTTCAAACGATACACTCTCGTCTCTTTTCTCTCTTAGCTGTCTTGGAATGTCATCAATTTTTGGAGTGATAAATTGTCCTGGAATAAATTCATATTCACCATGCTGACTTTTTTGAACGGTACCTACACCTTCAATGGTAAGCGGTTTACCGATATTCAAAAATTGCTTTGCCAATATAACGAAAGAATCAAGGTCGGCTGATGCCAATGGTTTGATCTTACTTGTTTGCTTGGTGATAAAATCGATAAGAGCTTCGTCTTCTGTTGCCTTTAAATTATATTCAAAGCTGATGGCATTTTCAGGCATTACAAAATCTTTATCATTTTCTAAAGGCATTGCAACCGAAGGATTTAACCGAAAAGTGCCAATTCCCTGAAGGGTTACTTCTTTGGTGTTATATAAATGCTGAACTAGTAGTTGCTCTATTTTCACAGTAATTGATTTTGAGAAAAACAAACCTACCTAATATTAGGCACATGGCAAAAACAACAAAGTATTAATTGTTACTTTTGCAGTATGATATCTGATAAAGAAAAACAGTTTTTACAATATTGGGAGGCAAACCGGGAGGCTGAAAGTACTGTTGTCAGTAAATTACTGAGAGGTTTTCCAATGGCAGCCATGTTTGGCCTGCCTATTATCCTGTTGGTAGTGGTTATTAAACTTTTCTTTCCAGATTGGTATATGAAGATATCTCAAACATCACCCGGGATGTTTATCACTGCTATTATTGCGATGATACTGGTAATAATATTTTATGCCATTTTCCGAATGCATTATAAGTGGGAGATGAACGAACAGTTGTACCAGGAAATTAAGGCAAAGCAACGTAGAGAAGAGAAAGTAGGCTAGATACCATATTTCCTTTTAATATCTCTGTCGGTATCTCTTTCTTTGATCGTTTCTCTTTTGTCGTATATCTTTTTACCCTTACCAAGTCCGATCTCCATTTTTGCATATCCTTTATCACTGATAAATATGCGTAAAGGAATAATGGAATATCCTTTCTCTTTTGTTTTGGTCTCCAGCTTTCTTAACTCTCTTTTGGTAAGCAACAACTTTCTTTCCTGCAAAGGTTCATGATTATTGTATGTGCCAAAATTATATTCTGAGATATGTAAACTCTTAACGTATAGTTCTCCTTTATCAAAATAACAATAGCTATCGTTAAAGCTGGCTTTACCGCTTCTCAGGCTTTTTATTTCAGTGCCTGCCAATACGAGGCCTGCAATATATTTTGCCTCAAAAAAATATTCATGATATGCTTTACGATTACTTATTTCCATTGTACAAAAATAAAAACAGCAGTATCATACAAATATGAAACTGCTGTAACAAAGTTATGTGTGGTATTTAGTTTTTAAATAGTACCAACAAGTTTCCTAATTTGTCTTTCAAGTCTTTACGTGACACTATAAAATCTAAAAATCCATGTTCTAATAAAAATTCACTGCGTTGAAATCCTTCGGGCAGATCTCTCTTTATTGTTTCTTTAATTACCCTTGGTCCGGCAAAGCCTATCAATGCACCCGGTTCGCCACAAATAATGTCTCCCAACATGGCGAAGGAAGCTGTTGTGCCACCAAAAGTAGGATCTGTACAAAGAGAGATATAAGGGATCTTTGCATCGGCCAGTTGCGATAGTTTTCCTGATGTTTTTGCTAACTGCATTAAAGAGAAAGCGCTTTCCATCATTCTGGCTCCACCACTTTTATTGATGATCATAAAAGGGATATTATGAGCTAAACAGTAATCGCATGCACGACTGATCTTTTCTCCCATTACACTACCTAAACTTCCCCCGATAAATTCAAAATCCATACAAGCTACCACCAGGTCATTGCCGTTCACTTTGCCATGTGCTACTGTAATTGAATCGTGGATATTCGTTTTTGCGTAAGTTTCTTCCAGTCTTTTATTGTAAGGTTTCAGATCTACAAAGCCCAGGTAATCTTTCGAAACAACATTGGCAAACAATTCGGTAAACTCATTGTTGTCAAAAATTATTTCAAAATATTCGCCGCTTCCAATACGGTGATGATATTCACACTTAGGACAAACAAAATAATTTTCTCTTAATTCGCTAACGGTGCAGGTAAGCTTACAAGAGGGGCACATTGTCCAGATTCCTTCCGGTGCATCTGCCTTGTCTTTTGTAGGTGTAAGAATCCCTTTTTTTATACGTTTGAACCAGCTTTGTTTTGTTTCCTCAGAGCTGCCATCTTCTCCCGAAAGGTTTACTTCAAAGTCTTCGTCTTTTCTCATTTTTTATTAATTAAAAATTATTAGTTATTAATTTTCAATTATTAACTATGCGTTGCGGTTAATACAGTTTAAATCTACAAAAGCTTCTTCTAATCTTTTGCTGAAACTTTCTTCGCCTTTACGTAACCATACACGAGGATCGTAATGTTTTTTGTTTGGACTATCCGGTCCTTCAGGGTTCCCTAACTGACCTTGAAGATATGCTTCATTCTTCTTATAATTTTCTAAAATTCCTTCCCAGAAAGCCCATTGCAGATCGGTATCTATATTCATTTTAATAGCACCGTATCCAATTGCTTCTCTGATCTGATTTTGAGGAGAACCGCTACCGCCGTGGAATACAAAGTATACTGGTTTAGGACCTGTTTTCAATTCTTTTTCGATGTATACCTGGCTATTGTGTAATATGATAGGAGTTAACTGAACATTTCCAGATTTGTATACACCATGTACATTACCAAATGCTGCAGCAACGGTAAACATATTGCCTACTTTGCTCAATTCTTTGTAAGAATAAGCAACGTGTTCTGGTTGAGTATATAATTTTTCATTATCGATATCGCTGTTATCAACACCATCTTCTTCACCACCGGTTACTCCTAATTCAATTTCGATGCTCATACCTAATGGAGCCATACGTTTGTAGAATTCTACAGAAGTTGCAATATTTTCTTCAAGTGGCTCTTCACTCAGATCCAACATATGTGAACTGAATAAAGGTTGTCCTTTTTCTTTATAAAATTTTTCTCCGGCATCTATCAATCCGCTAACCCATGGCAACCATTTTTTTGCCGCATGATCTGTATGTAATACCACCGGTACGCCATACGCCTTAGCCACATTATGTATATGTAATGCACCGGAAATACCACCTAAGATATTAGCCTGTAAATTATCGTTTTTCATTCCTTTCCCGGCTATGAACTGAGCCCCGCCATTTGAAAATTGAATGATAACAGGCGAATTAACTTTGGCTGCTGTTTCCAATACTGCATTGATTGTATTAGTACCGATCGTGTTTACTGCCGGTAATGCAAACTGATTATTTTTGGCATCATTGTATAAAGCTTCTAATTCTTTTCCAAATAAAACGCCTGCGCTGTATTTACTCATAATAGTTTAATTTTTTGCAAAAATAAGATAATTGATGCTTATTTCAATTTTACTACAACAATGCCCGGATACAGGTCGGTATTGACAAGGGCCGCATTTTTACACAAAGTACTTGTCAGAAAGTTTTCTTTTTCAAGCTCTCTGGTGTACGAGAACAGATAATAATCAATTCCAAATTCTTTGATAGCGGCCTCTATATCTGCTGTTGAAAAACTTCCTCTTGAATAATTGTAAAACTGATTTTTAGCGATCACACTCGCCATTAATAAAAGCGTGTATTGCTCCGGGTTGAGGTGATTACTCATTATTTTTCCTTTTACATTACCTTTTTTTAAACTGTTTGCAATGGCATATGCTTCTTTACCATTGTACACATTGTTTTTTAATGACAGCAAAGGGTAAATAATAAAGCTGGCAACAAATACTGCTGTTACAAATATTTTTTGAAGAGAAGAGAAGCGAAAACGGCCGAATGCTGCTGTTATTAAATAGCTTCCCATGATCAGAGACAGTATACTTAGTATCCAGATAAATCTTGTTTCGAGATGGAATAAGAAATACCCGGCAGGCATCAGTATTGATGTGATAGCACAAACAAAAATATTTTCAGGTATTTTTATCACACTGGTTTTTGATAGCCATAGAAATAGAACGGCTGCAATGATTGCGATACTCAGAAAAGATATCTCTGAAAAAAATGGTATCGATGAAATGATGTTGAGAAAAAATAATTTTATCTGTAAGAAAATAGTTGATGCAGAAGAGAAGGGAGAGAAGTGTTGCATAAATGGGAGCCAGGGGTCATCCCAACTGTTGTATGCATCCGGATAAGGAGGACCCAATAAGAGCTTAGTGTATTCAGTGCCGGGATGTAAATGCAGATAGGCATTATATTTACCGGCATTGGAATAAGTGAGGTAATGATATTTTTTTGATAAAGCATATATCCACGGTGATATCAACGTAAAGAATGTGATAAAACCGATGAATAGATTTTGTACATATCTTTTTGCTTTATTTATATCAATTGATCTTTTGTAGTAATAAAAATTAATGATGGTAAAATGTGCCAGAAAGAAAGGGAAAAAATATGCTTTTGATAAATATGCAAATACAGCAATTACTGCACAAATAAATTGCCGTTTGTTATTGGTGAAAAAATCATTGGAACATACTTGAATGAGATAGAGTGTAAAAAGTAACAA
It contains:
- the smpB gene encoding SsrA-binding protein SmpB — its product is MEISNRKAYHEYFFEAKYIAGLVLAGTEIKSLRSGKASFNDSYCYFDKGELYVKSLHISEYNFGTYNNHEPLQERKLLLTKRELRKLETKTKEKGYSIIPLRIFISDKGYAKMEIGLGKGKKIYDKRETIKERDTDRDIKRKYGI
- the fbaA gene encoding class II fructose-bisphosphate aldolase, with amino-acid sequence MSKYSAGVLFGKELEALYNDAKNNQFALPAVNTIGTNTINAVLETAAKVNSPVIIQFSNGGAQFIAGKGMKNDNLQANILGGISGALHIHNVAKAYGVPVVLHTDHAAKKWLPWVSGLIDAGEKFYKEKGQPLFSSHMLDLSEEPLEENIATSVEFYKRMAPLGMSIEIELGVTGGEEDGVDNSDIDNEKLYTQPEHVAYSYKELSKVGNMFTVAAAFGNVHGVYKSGNVQLTPIILHNSQVYIEKELKTGPKPVYFVFHGGSGSPQNQIREAIGYGAIKMNIDTDLQWAFWEGILENYKKNEAYLQGQLGNPEGPDSPNKKHYDPRVWLRKGEESFSKRLEEAFVDLNCINRNA
- a CDS encoding alpha-amylase family glycosyl hydrolase, with the translated sequence MLLTLSVSNTQAQDKSTYIHKVVLQGFWWDYWNSNYRYNWCSYLTDLAPRLKGLGFDAIWVPPFVKNGSGGSVGYSPFDPYDLGDKYQKGGGDGIRDSTRSGTKDDLLRMIAVMHANGIEVICDAVLNHHDGAGTNSNAGGIDSAAYSLATNNGYKNFRYVCYKTPIIDDSSRLDYFTRAGRWPKNYTDFYPNANIPNNDGDIRAAYFGPDIDYETISAPGQSSNIPTSGSATIKGVTRPYVNPAQTTDYMQNNVRNWMKWLKRQTGIDGYRFDAVKHFPFDVQQDIVRDVKYNIPSWAAGGQNMFSIGEWVGGATELDNYVTGVRLTDYSNEEATGAFDFALRGYGTNGGLYRMVKGNTTPGDFNMQYLQYDLQSKRWMDYGTKRVYRSSPFVNSHDTYRPKLDSVGNFSKALGDNTGWDTGNELGGNGQHIDPREPRLYAAYAAAMAFNGNPIVFFEDIFDIGTTGKRYSHMPTSETDLPIRKDLENIIQAHQKLNIKDGDQFFPTNYTGGTAPFYQAGSSTDHFVIERRGKAIIGISDAYGSAPYNNSVDQQVWVNVADASWIGKALYDYSGAHGVTTSVVQPDGRVLIKTAVCGHVISGARGHGYSIWAPAPTGVTFTTVQDIYDYLKTYTPPRDPSTTQEWEMADDLGDSHCLGLGQGGALPTNATNERVAGRVFAKAGTTVTAVIDSIEVAGRDLTLTIYDNNGIAVATASGAANLASPITTTYTPAADGWLVTKVRNTNNATAGQKCWVRVNYTAPAVVNTKANVALVNSNISVWTGNKGTSDVFDCGNWEAGRIPGPTSTVIVYGHATPFPVLTSDLTVNKVNLYTGAQFTVNPSIKLTVLSQ
- the accD gene encoding acetyl-CoA carboxylase, carboxyltransferase subunit beta translates to MRKDEDFEVNLSGEDGSSEETKQSWFKRIKKGILTPTKDKADAPEGIWTMCPSCKLTCTVSELRENYFVCPKCEYHHRIGSGEYFEIIFDNNEFTELFANVVSKDYLGFVDLKPYNKRLEETYAKTNIHDSITVAHGKVNGNDLVVACMDFEFIGGSLGSVMGEKISRACDYCLAHNIPFMIINKSGGARMMESAFSLMQLAKTSGKLSQLADAKIPYISLCTDPTFGGTTASFAMLGDIICGEPGALIGFAGPRVIKETIKRDLPEGFQRSEFLLEHGFLDFIVSRKDLKDKLGNLLVLFKN